ACGCCGCTAACGGCCGTTGCTGTGCAGCACGTCGCCAACCGGGTCATGGCCGATTATGGCCTGAGCGGGTTGTTTAACCTGGCTGTGGGTGGGCCGGACGTGGGACAGAGGATGACGGCAGACGGCCGTTTCCCGCTCATCGCCTTCACCGGCTCCATCCCCGTTGGCCGCATCGTCGCCCAAACCGTCGCCGGGCGATTGGGCCGCAGCCTGCTGGAATTGGGCGGCAACAACGCCATCATCGTAGACCAGACGGCCGATCTGGACCTGGCGACCCGCGCCCTCCTCTTTGGCGCGGTGGGCACGGCTGGGCAGCGCTGCACCTCTACCCGCCGCCTCATCGCCCACCACACCATCGCCGACGACCTGGCCGCCCGGCTGGCCCAGGCCTACCGGCAAGTGCCCATCGGCGACCCGCTGCAAGCGGGGGTGTTAATGGGACCGCTGGTGAATGAAAAAGCGGTCGCCGCCATGCTGCGCGCCGTACAGCAAGCCCAGGCCGACGGCGGCCAACTGCTCACCGGCGGCTGCGCCCGCCCCGACCTCGGCCCCAATTTTGTGGAGCCAGCCATCATCAAAATGCCCGCCCAGACGGAGATTGTGCGCACGGAAACCTTCGCCCCGATTTTGTACCTGCTGGAATACGACACGCTGGACGAGGCCATCACCCTACACAACGACGTGCCCCAGGGTCTTTCCAGCGCCATCTTCACCGACAGCCTGTGCGCCGCCGAGAGCTTCCTCAGCGCGGGCGGGTCAGACTGCGGCATCGCCAACGTCAACATCGGCACGTCGGGCGCGGAGATTGGCGGCGCGTTCGGCGGCGAGAAGGAGACGGGCGGCGGCCGTGAGTCTGGCTCGGATGCCTGGAAGGCTTACATGCGCCGCCAGACGAATACGATTAATTGGGGCAAAGACCTGCCGCTGGCGCAGGGGATTACATTCGGGTAGGGGCACTTGCCGGGGCGTAAACGCCCCGGCAGCAAAACGACGCCGGGTAAACCTGGCTTTCCTGTTCTTCAGCCCCGTTTACGGGGCGTTGTTTTTTAGACGGGGGCTTTAGCCCCTGGCGCAGCCAACCTTAAGAAGTTGTAAACAGAAGGTAACGTGGCGGTGAGAAACGGCCGTTTCCTATTCCCCCATCACCCCTTTTCCCGGTACAATCCAGTCTGGAGCCTGGAAACAGCCCCACCATCAATGACAAAGGATAGGAAGAACCATGAACCGAAATCATTTCCTTGTGACAGTCCTCGTTATGCTGCTGCTGCTGGCTGCCTGCCAGCAGCCCGCCGCCACGCCAACACCCTTCCCAACGGCAGCGGCGGACGAAACGGCCGTCACCCAACCCACCACAGAACCCACAGAAACCACCATCCAACCCACCGCTACCTTCGTACCCACCAGCGAACCCCCAACCGCCACCCCCCAATCCCAATTCCCACCCGCCCCTATCGTCAACGACGAAGGCGGGCCGGTCAGCATTACCGGGGTGGTGACGTATACCAATCCCTTCTTCACCCTGGGCGTCGCCGCGCCAGTGGTTATTTTGGAAGACCAGGCCGGCTTCGTGGATCGCAACGAGCATTTCCTCATGCCCGTCGAGTCCCAGGCGCTCGGCCAGCTAACCTCCGACTTCTTCGAGTCCCCCTTTAGCTACAGCCTGGCCCTGCCCATCGAGCCGCAAGGCACGCTGCGCGACGTGGACAACGACGGCGAAACCGACCCCGGCGTGCAGGTCTTCGCCATCGCCTACTGGACCAATACCTTTGGCGACCCCTTCCTGGAAGAGCGCGACCTGAGCGGTGGCGGCTGGTCCACCGCCTACGCTTCTACCCGCGTCAGCGAAGAGGCGGCCACCGAGCGCGAAATCATCGGCGGCAGCTTCCTGGTGTATGCGCTGGATGACCAGCAGGGTTTTCCGGCCGGCTTTGGCGAGGATGGTCTGCTCTTCACCGAAGATGATCCCATCGTCGCTCTGCCGCAGGGATACACCATCGTCCACATGGACAGCGACCCGTTTGTCTTCGACCGGGCGCGCCGCCAACAGATTGACCTGATCGAGCCGGAAGGCGCGGCGCTGGTAGATTATTCCGACCTGAGCTTTACGGACGCCTTCGACGCCCTGATTGACCAGCTGCAGAACGAGTACGCCTTCACCGAATACAAAGGCATAGATTGGGAAGCGCTGCGCGCCGAACTGCGTCCCGCATTTGAAGCGGCCGATGAAGATGGCGACGTCGAAGCCTATCGCACCGCCCTGCGCGATCTGGCCTGGGCAATTCCCGACGGCCATGTCAGCGGCCCATTCATTCAGGATGAATTTGGCTTCATGAACGCCAACGGCATTGGCCTGGTGGTGAAGGAGTTGGACGACGGCCGTTTCCTGGCAACCTGGCTCCTGGCAGAGGGTCCGGCCGAACAGGCCGGCATCGAACTGGGCGCGGAAATCATCGCCCTGGATGGCATGCCTATGAATGCTGCTGTAGACAGCACCACCAATTGGCTGGCCCCGGTCAGCACCCCCCACAACCAACGACTGGCGCAAACCGCCTTTGTCACCCGCTTCCCGGTCATCTCTGAAAGCGTGGAAGTGACCTTCCAAAACCCCGATGGCGCGGCGGAAACGGCCGTCGTCGCCATTGAGTTTGAGCAAGACAGCCTGTTCGCCGCGCTGCAAGAGTCCATCCCCACCGGCTTTGAACTGCCGCTGCAATATGAAATACTGCCAGACAGCGGTCTGGCGCGGGTACAAATTTTCAGCTTCTCCGACAACGCCCTGTTGACCGTGCAGCTTTGGGAACGGCTGATGAGCGAACTAAACGAAAACGAAGTGCCCGGCCTGATCATTGACATGCGCCTGAACGGCGGCGGCAGCGGCTTCCTGGCCGACCAGATGGCCGCTTATTTCTTCGACGAAGCGCTGTCGCTGGGCAGCACCGGCCGTTTCGACAAAGATCGCGGCGAGTTTTACTTTGATCCACGCGGCGAAAACTTTTTCTACCTGCCTTCCGAAGACCTGCGTTATGGCGGCAAGATAGCGGT
This genomic stretch from Candidatus Leptovillus gracilis harbors:
- a CDS encoding aldehyde dehydrogenase family protein — translated: MKSLLDKLNLSAINPGTCTGPDGWLADGPAITSFNPATNEAIAQVTTTTPEAYEQVVQTAVSTFHTWRSTPAPQRGLLIRDLGNALREVREPLGELVSLEMGKIRAEGIGEVQEMIDICDFAVGLSRQLYGLTMHSERPAHRMYEQWQPLGPIGIITTFNFPTAVWSWNAAIAAVAGDTMVWKPSELTPLTAVAVQHVANRVMADYGLSGLFNLAVGGPDVGQRMTADGRFPLIAFTGSIPVGRIVAQTVAGRLGRSLLELGGNNAIIVDQTADLDLATRALLFGAVGTAGQRCTSTRRLIAHHTIADDLAARLAQAYRQVPIGDPLQAGVLMGPLVNEKAVAAMLRAVQQAQADGGQLLTGGCARPDLGPNFVEPAIIKMPAQTEIVRTETFAPILYLLEYDTLDEAITLHNDVPQGLSSAIFTDSLCAAESFLSAGGSDCGIANVNIGTSGAEIGGAFGGEKETGGGRESGSDAWKAYMRRQTNTINWGKDLPLAQGITFG